In a genomic window of Muntiacus reevesi chromosome 1, mMunRee1.1, whole genome shotgun sequence:
- the PRR16 gene encoding protein Largen isoform X2, producing the protein MPEKVVDQIDTLTSDLQLEDEMTDSSKTDTLNSSSSGTTASSIEKIKVQANAPLIKPPAHPSAILTVLRKPNPPAPPPRLTPVKCEDPQRVAPPVKPVKTNGTLLRNGGFPGAPTKIPNGEISCKPSSNLDKAPGQPLMHRPEKDRCPQAGPRERVRFNEKVQYHGYCPDCDTRYHVKNREVLLHSEPVHPPGQLPPQGPPHPLPPHLPPFPLENGGLGISHSNSFPPLRPATVPPPTAPKPQKTILRKSTTTTV; encoded by the coding sequence GTGGTTGACCAGATTGATACCCTGACCTCTGACCTACAGctggaggatgagatgactgacaGCTCCAAGACGGACACCCTGAATAGTAGCTCAAGCGGGACGACAGCCTCCAGCATAGAGAAGATCAAAGTGCAAGCCAATGCCCCCCTCATTAAGCCCCCAGCCCACCCATCAGCCATCCTCACGGTCCTGAGAAAGCCAAACCCTCCAGCGCCTCCTCCACGGTTGACACCCGTGAAGTGTGAAGACCCCCAGCGAGTGGCGCCCCCCGTCAAGCCGGTAAAGACCAATGGCACCCTTCTGCGGAATGGAGGCTTCCCGGGGGCGCCGACCAAAATCCCCAACGGAGAAATCTCCTGCAAACCCAGCAGTAACTTGGACAAGGCTCCCGGGCAGCCTCTGATGCACAGACCCGAAAAAGACAGGTGCCCGCAAGCTGGGCCTCGGGAACGAGTAAGGTTTAATGAAAAAGTCCAGTACCATGGCTATTGTCCTGACTGTGACACCAGGTATCACGTAAAGAACAGGGAGGTCCTCTTACACAGCGAACCCGTCCACCCGCCAGGACAGCTTCCTCCCCAAGGCCCTCCCCACCCACTTCCCCCTCATCTCCCTCCTTTTCCACTAGAAAACGGGGGGCTGGGAATAAGCCACAGTAACAGCTTCCCCCCCCTCAGACCTGCGACTGTGCCTCCTCCCACTGCACCAAAACCACAGAAGACCATCTTGAGGAAGTCCACCACTACAACAGTGTGA